The Rhodoligotrophos defluvii genomic interval CGCTGGTGAAGCGCATCGCCGCGCTCGGTGGCGACCGCGTCTGCGCCGTCGACAATGCGATCTCCGTCAATGGCCGGGTCGCCGCTAAGCGCCTGCCGTGGGACCGTCTCGGCCGTCCGCTGCCGCGCTGGACCGGCTGCCGCGTGCTCGCCGACGACGAGCTCTTCCTGTTGATGGCGGGCGTGTCCGGCTCGTTCGACGGACGGTATTTCGGGCCGGTGCGCCGCGCCGCGATCATCGGGAGGCTCGCGCCGCTATGGACCGAGTGACCCTCCTGATGCTCGCTGGACTCGCCATTGCGCCCTATGCCTGGCCGGCGCCCGGCGTCGCCGAACCGGTCGGCGCCGTCCAGGATCGCCTCGACCGCTGGCAGCCGTTCATCGCCGAAGCCGCCACCCGGTTCGCTATTCCCGAGGCTTGGATACGCGCCGTCATGCAGGCGGAGAGCGGCGGGCGGACCAGGCTCGATGGCCGCCCGATCACATCCCGGGCGGGCGCGATGGGCCTCATGCAGGTGATGCCCGACACCTACGAAGCGATGCGCGCCCGGCATGACCTCGGCGACGATCCCCATGACCCGCGCGACAACATTCTGGCTGGGGCCGCCTACCTCCGGGCCATGTACGAGCGGTTCGGGTTCCCCGGTCTCTTCGCGGCTTACAACGCCGGACCGGGCCGCTACGCAGAGCATCTCCGCGCGGGACGGCCGCTCCCGGCGGAGACCCGTGCCTATCTCGCGGCGCTTGGCTCACGCCGCTCCGCTACGCCGTCAGCGCGCGCCGTCGCGTCCGGAAGGTCCCTCTTCTTCACGCTGCGGACCACGGCGACGGCTCCACCGGACATTCCAGATGCGTCTGTATCGGGCGGCCTGTTCGTGCCGTTGCGCACCGTGCCGGGCAGCCGTCGATGAGAAGCAGCGGCGGCACCGGAGCCCCACCGGAGAGAGGGGCCTCGTCTCGGTTTTTCCATCGTACCAGCCAGGACGAAGCGCCCGTCAAGGATGCGCGGTCCCCCCAAAATGCTGCGCATTTTGGCTCCCCCACGCCCCGCTGCGCGGCGCCTTCGGCGTCCTTGACCGCCGCTTCGCCGGCCGATGCCAGGGCCTGTCCTCGATGAGGAGGGCACCAACCCTGGAGGTTCAGATGACCACGCTTCACACCCATCCGCACGCCGCATTCGACCGCTTCCCGCAGCTCGTCCGCGACCTGACTGCAGAGTTCGGTGCGGACGGAATCGACGCCATTGTCGAGCGTTTCATCGAGGCCGAACGCGCCGATTTCCACTGGGACGGACGCCTCGCGGAGATGAATCTCGGCGCCTGGGAGAGCTTCGACGAAGAGAACGAAGCGTTCGAGCTCGTGGCGATCCTCGGCTATTTCCGCGGCCGCTATTACGTCGCCACCTGCGTCGTCGATGGGGCGCGGCACGTCCATTGGATGCTTCGCCTGCGCCAGTTCGAGGTCTTCGAGAGCGCCGAAAAGGCGTTCCTGGCGAGCGGCGGGTAACCCGCCGACCGCCTCGGGAGCGGTGTTCGCTGACGCCGCTCCCGGTCCTTTCAGCCGGCGGCTCCGGCCGGTGCGTGGCCATCCGTCCGAGCCGGGATCGGACAAGAGATCGTAGATGAGCACAGATGGGACGCCGGGGACCTCGGGAGTGCGGTAGGGCAAGATGAAATAATGGCGCCAATGTCGCCTATGTCGTTGTCTGCACATCGTTTTCCCTGGCGCCATGCCCGGTTGGGCTGGCCCCAGGGTGGCGGCAAGTTGTTGAGCTGGCGCGATGTTCATGGTGCCGTCTTGCCGCCGTTCGCAGCCGCCGCTTACTCGTCTGTAACGACAGTAACCGACCACGGACACGACCATGGCAGATGATGACGACTTCAGGCCGAAGCTCGGCAGAATCCGCGCGCGGGGCAGCAAGCGTGGACGCCGCTATCTGCACCAAGTCTTGCGGGCGGTGGCGCTCGCCGGCACGCGTTCGTCCTCCAGCCGCGGCAGCTTCTACGGCAACCGGATCGGGCGCGGGTCCGGCGTCGGCCGGGTGCTCGCTTCGCGCGACCGCTATGCCGCCTTCCGCGTCCGGCGTGTGATCATCAAGTCGCGGATCGTGAAGCTCAAGGGGCAGGGGCTGAAGGCGGCACGGCTCCACCTGCGCTACATCCAGCGCGATGGCGTC includes:
- the traF gene encoding conjugative transfer signal peptidase TraF, coding for GRRRPRAVLALALLGLAALGFAALADPAPRLVWNASASAPIGLYWLSHIKPSRGDFVLADLPPDARRLAVARGYLPDGVPLVKRIAALGGDRVCAVDNAISVNGRVAAKRLPWDRLGRPLPRWTGCRVLADDELFLLMAGVSGSFDGRYFGPVRRAAIIGRLAPLWTE
- a CDS encoding lytic transglycosylase domain-containing protein produces the protein MDRVTLLMLAGLAIAPYAWPAPGVAEPVGAVQDRLDRWQPFIAEAATRFAIPEAWIRAVMQAESGGRTRLDGRPITSRAGAMGLMQVMPDTYEAMRARHDLGDDPHDPRDNILAGAAYLRAMYERFGFPGLFAAYNAGPGRYAEHLRAGRPLPAETRAYLAALGSRRSATPSARAVASGRSLFFTLRTTATAPPDIPDASVSGGLFVPLRTVPGSRR